A window from Rana temporaria chromosome 8, aRanTem1.1, whole genome shotgun sequence encodes these proteins:
- the ECHS1 gene encoding enoyl-CoA hydratase, mitochondrial, protein MRDEDNMATLCRGITRLSAVFPIRHGLSRGYSSGPSYQYILVERKGKNENVGFIQLNRPKALNALCDGLMTEVNQALDSFEGDSQIGAIVITGSEKAFAAGADIKEMENRTFQECYGGGFLSHWNRVSTAKKPVIAAVNGYALGGGCELAMMCDIIYAGEKAQFGQPEILLGTIPGAGGTQRLTRAVGKSLAMEMVLTGDRISANEAKQAGLVSKVFPADKVVEEAIGCAEKIAGHSKLIVAMAKEAVNGAFELSLSEGNRLEKRLFHSTFATDDRKEGMTAFVEKRKANFTDQ, encoded by the exons ATGCGTGACGAGGACAACATGGCTACGCTGTGCAGGGGGATCACTCGGCTGTCAGCTGTATTTCCGATCCGCCATGGGCTTTCTCGGGGCTACAGCTCTG GCCCATCTTATCAGTATATTTTAGTGGAGCGCAAAGGGAAGAATGAAAATGTTGGTTTTATACAGCTGAATCGCCCCAAAGCTCTGAATGCTTTGTGTGATGGACTGATGACTGAAGTCAACCAGGCTCTGGACTCCTTTGAAGGGGACTCTCAGATTGGAGCAATTGTtattacaggaagtgagaaagccTTTGCTG CTGGTGCAGACATTAAagagatggaaaataggaccttcCAAGAATGTTATGGTGGAGGCTTCCTGTCGCACTGGAATCGCGTGTCCACTGCAAAGAAGCCAGTCATTGCGGCAGTTAATGGTTATGCA CTGGGAGGAGGCTGTGAGCTTGCCATGATGTGTGACATTATTTATGCTGGAGAAAAGGCCCAGTTTGGGCAACCAGAAATCTTACTCGGAACCATTCCAG gggCAGGTGGTACTCAGAGGCTGACAAGAGCTGTTGGGAAATCTCTGGCCATGGAGATGGTTCTTACTGGTGATCGCATATCTGCTAATGAAGCCAAGCAAGCAG GACTTGTCAGCAAAGTGTTCCCAGCGGATAAGGTTGTTGAAGAGGCTATCGGCTGTGCTGAAAAGATAGCTGGGCATTCTAAACTCATTGTGGCAATGGCCAAAGAGGCTGTCAATGGGG CATTTGAATTGTCATTGTCCGAAGGAAACCGTCTTGAGAAACGACTTTTCCATTCCACGTTTGCTACG GATGACCGAAAAGAGGGAATGACTGCATTCGTGGAGAAAAGGAAAGCAAATTTTACAGATCAGTGA
- the SPRN gene encoding shadow of prion protein, whose protein sequence is MRISSALCWSVLLLVALLTQNVTTKGGRGGARGGARGSSRGTTRVRAKSSSRYGSFRVATGAAAAGAVAGAAAGMAGRRRWRYNDSSEDRMQGGNRTDEGSYSYRAWTSGAKTLSASLAITLTPLFTTSVKFYYF, encoded by the coding sequence ATGCGAATTAGTTCAGCTCTGTGTTGGTCAGTCCTGCTGTTAGTGGCACTTCTCACTCAAAATGTTACAACCAAAGGCGGTcgaggaggagcaagaggaggagccagaggaTCGTCGCGTGGAACTACTCGCGTTCGTGCAAAGAGCTCATCACGCTATGGTTCATTTAGGGTGGCTACGGgagcagcagctgcaggagcagtggCGGGAGCAGCAGCTGgaatggctgggaggagaaggtgGAGATATAACGACAGTTCAGAAGACAGGATGCAGGGGGGTAACCGCACAGATGAAGGCAGCTACAGCTACAGGGCATGGACCTCTGGTGCTAAAACCCTCTCTGCAAGCCTTGCCATCACTTTGACCCCTCTTTTTACAACCAGTGTTAAGTTTTATTATTTCTAA